The genomic DNA ACAACTCCTCTGCAACAACGCCGGCATCAGCACGTTGGGTCTGAAGTTCGCGGAGGTCACACCGGAGCTGTGGACCAGGGTGATCGACATCAACCTCAATGGTGCGTTCAACGGTGTCCATTATTTCCTCGAGTCGATGGTGGCCGCTGGGGGCGGCCACATTGTGAACACCGCATCCATGGGGGCCTGTTCGGTGGCATTCCGGGCTTGACGGCCTACACAGCCACCAAATTCGCCCTCGTTGGCTTCGCGGAGTCGTTGGGCGCGGAGTTGGCCGACGACGGCATCGGCGTCAGCGTCGTATGCCCCGGCGGGGTCCAGTCCCGGTTGTGGCAGACGTCCCGGCGTGCGCGCGGTTTGCCTGACACCGATGCTGAGCCGGGCGACGTCAGCAGCCAGTCGGCGTCGCCCGACGGGATGGATCCCTACCAAGTGGGTCTGCTCACCGTCGACGCGGTACGCAGCAACGAACTCTATGTGATCACACATCCCGAATTCCGGTCATTGCTGGAGTACCGCCACGACCAACTCATCGCGGCGTGTGACCGCACCCACGCGCAGCAGTCAGATCGCGAAGTGTCGTTCAGCGGCGACGCGCTGGTCGAGGCGGTCACACGCGGGACGACCGAACCGCAGTAGCGAGATTCGCTGCCCGCACGGCTCAGCCGCCGGCGGGTTGTGACTGTCCCGCAAGAACGTCCGTGCGCGGGGCTACAGAGCAGCGGAAGCCGCGGTAACCGTCCGCTGCGACACCGTCGAGGATGTCCTGGAAGGTGCCCACGCCGCCCGCGTATGGCATGAAGACGACCTTCTTGCCTGGGACGTTGAGCCCGGTGTACCAGGAGTTCGCCTTGAACGCGTAGCGGTACAGTGATCCCTGCGCCACCTCTGCGACATGATCCATCCAGCGACTTTCTGACTCACTGTCGGGCTCGATGATCTCCAGGCCGTCCGCGCGGGCGTGCTCGATGAGGCCGGTGATGAAATCGATGCTCTGTTCGGTTGTGGTGATCACGTTCGACAGGACGGACGGTCCGCCCGGTCCGGTGATCAGGAACAGATTGGGGAAGTCGGCCATCTGCATCCCGAGGTATGTCGAGGGACCGTCGGCCCAGCGTTCCCTGATCGTCGTACCCGTCCGGCTATAGACGTCAATGGCGGTAAAGCTGCCCGTCAGTCCGTCGTACCCGGTGGCAAAGATGATGTCATCGACCTCGAACTCGGCACTCGTCGTCTTCAAACCGGTCGCGGTGACTTCCACGATCGGATCATCGATCACACTGTGCAGTCGCACTTTGTCGAGGTTGAAGGTTTCGTAGTAGTCGGTACCGATGATGATCCGGTTGATACCAATGGGATACCCATACGGGGTGAGCGCCTCGGCTGTCGCGGGATCCTTGACGATCTCCCGGATCTTCTTGCGCGCGAAGTCCGCAACGATGTCGTTGACCTCCAGCTTCTTCAGACCCAGGTGCGCACTGAAATGGACGATGAATCCGCCGAGTCCGCCGAGGTTGTACAACCCCTCCATCAACTCTTCTCGATCTGCGACCGACATCTCGTCCAAGTGCATTTCGGGTGCCGGGAACGGAGTGCCGTAGTCACCGCGCCGCGCGGCCTTGCGCAACTCCGGGTACGCGTCCTTGATCGGGCGCGACTCCTCGTCGGTCATCGGGACGTTGGCCGCCGGAAAAATAAACTTCGGCGTGCGCTGGAAGACGACGACTTCCGCGGCATCCTTTGCGACAACCGGGATCACCTGTACGCCGGTCGAGCCGGTACCGATCACTGCGACTTTCCGGCCGGTGAAGTCCACCGGCTCGTGCGGCCAGCGGCCGGCGTTGAACCAGCGCCCGCCGAAGTCATTCAGCCCGGGGAGTTCGGGGACCCGGGATTCGCTCAGGGCGCCGGTCGCCAGGATGAGGTAACGAGACGTGATGTGCTCACCGGCGTGGGTGGTCGACGTCCAGGTGGCTGTGCTCTCGTCCCAGTCGGCCGAGACGAGACTCGTCTCGAACGTGATGTCGCGGTACATGTCTTCTCGGCGCGCGACTTCTTCCATGTATGCGCGAATCGCGTCGTGGGTGGCGAACCGCTCGGTCCACTGCCACTCCTCGTTGAGTTCCGGCGTGTAGGACACGGTGTAGAACAGGCTCGGGATATCGCAGCGGGCCCCCGGATACCGGTTCCAGTACCAGGTTCCGCCGACGCCCGCGGCGCGGTCCAGGACGCGGGTCCGTAGACCCAGCTTCCGTAGCCGATGGAGTTGGTACATCCCGGCGAATCCGGCACCGATCACGAGTGCGTCGACATCGAGGTCGGAGCGGCTTCTCACCGAATCGGCCGCGGCTGAGTCATGGAGTGTCATCAGAGATACCTTTCAATTGCCGCGGCGGCGACCACCTGCCGCGGTCCCGTCGCTGCCGGTTGCGGCCTTGTTGAAAAGCTGGTGGGGACTGGTCGGTCGCGAACGTGGTCACGCACCCTCCGTCGTGTCGTCATGCGGCGCTCGGATACTGATCTCGGCCACATAATGAAAGAATATTTTCTTTGTAGGGTAAGAGCATTATCGCATATCGGCTACGTAGGCAAGCGTTCGGCATGGGGCACGCGAAAAGAGGCGAGTCGGAGGTCGGTGCGCAACCGATGCGGCTGAGCACGCGCACGTAAGGGTGGACTGTTCAGCGAGATCAGGCGCCAGGCCAGGGACTGGGGGTCACCAGCCCGCCCATGTCGCGGAACGCTCAGTCGCGGAACACTCAAAGGCGCCGCCGATGCGAAGCAGTCCGGGGTGGTGGCGACGGTCGAAGGAGTTCTCGCTGGGCGCGGCCTGCCGACATGCGGGCCCGACCGGTGGAAAATCAAATTTTCCTATTCCAAATATACCAATATCGTCATAAGGTCAGCCGGGTGACCGATACTCATCATCAAGGTATGACGCGGGCTGCCGGTACCGATCAGCGATTCGCGATGAACGCGACCACCAGGAGGCAGGGCAGGCATGGGTAGGCTCGAGGGAAAGATCGCCTTGATCACGGGTGCCGCTCAAGGGCAGGGCGCCGCTGGTGCACGAGCGCTCAGCCGTGAAGGCGCATTTGTCTATCTCGCCGATGTGGCCGACGGGGGGGCCGTCGCGAAAGAGATCGGCGTCGAGGCGGAGTTTCTGGACCTCGACGTGAGCGATCCGGCGGCGTGGGCCGCCGCAGGCGAACGGGTGAAGGACCGGCATGGCCGTCTTGACGTTCTGGTGAACAATGCCGGGGTCAAAGGCCCGGTCAAGCCATTCATGGAGATGGAGATCGAGGATTTTCACAAGGTCTTCGCCATCAACGCGGTCGCCCACTTCGTCGGCGTGAAAACCTTTGCGCCCATTATGCCGCCGGGTTCCTCGGTCGTGAATATCACGTCCGTCAACGGGTGGATCGGAAATCCCCGCCTGCTTCCCTACGTAGCCAGTAAGTTCGCCGCCAGAGGTATCAGCAGGACGCTGGCGATCGAGCTGGCTCCGCAGGAGATCAGGGTGAACTCGATCTTGCCAGGGGCGATCGACAGCCCGATGGTCGATCCGGAGGCCACAGGAAACGACGTGCGCCCAAGGCTGGCTGCTCGCTCACCCATGGGTCGCATCGGTCGGGTCGACGAGATCGCCGGGATGATCGTCTTTCTGGCCTCCGACGAGGCAAGTTACTGCAACGGCGCGGATTACATCATCGACGGTGCCTGGTGTGCCTAGCCTTGGCGGGTGTATCCGAGATGGTGATGCCGCACCGAGGACGGAGTGAACCATGTTGCACCGCTACCGTATCGGGCTGCTGATGAGCGGTATCGGTGAGCAATGGCACCGAACCGGGTGCGGGGCATGACAGCACTAGACGACTTTCACCCCGATCTCGCACCACTCGCCGCGCAACTCCCCCAGCACATTATCGACGCGTCGACCCTGCCGCAGATACGTGAGGCGACCGAACAGCTGAAGGGTGAAACGTCGTCCGACGATGTTGAGACGACTCAGCTGCCATCCGGGGCCAGCATGCGCGTGCTGCGTGGTCAGGGCTGCACCGCTTCGCGGGCTCCGGGACTGTTGTGGCTGCACGGCGGAGGCTACGTCATGGGCACGGCACGCCAGGACGAGACTCTGTGCCGCCGATTCGCCGACGAACTCGGGATAACGGTCGGCGCAGTCGATTACCGCCTCGCGCCAGAGCATCCCTATCCCGCCTCCCTCGACGACTGCGACGCGGCATTGAGCGCGCTCGCCGGGCTCGACGGAGTCGACTCGACCCGAATCGCTGTTGGCGGTGCGAGCGCAGGCGCCGGCGTCGCAGCTGCGTGGGCGATCCGTTTACGGGACCGAGGCACGGGCGGTCTGTGCTTCCAATTGTTGACGTATCCGATGCTCGACGACAGAAGCACACAGCGCGCGCACGCCAACGCGGACAACTTCCGCCTCTGGGACAAGGCGAGCAACGAGTTCGGGTGGTCGGCGTATCTGGGTGACGCGGACCCCGCGCAGGCGGTGCCCGCCCGTCAGGCCGACCTCAGCGGCCTGCCTGCGGCCTGGATCGCTGTCGGCACCCTGGACCTGTTCCACGACGAGGCTGTGGCCTACGGCGACCGGCTGCGTGCGTCCGGTGTGCCCTGCAAGGTGAGCATCCTGCCTGGCGCGTTCCACGGTTTCGACTCCGTCGCACCAGAAGCCGGCATTTCGCAAGAGTTCTTCGCCATGCAGCGCGACGCGCTGCGTGCGGCGTTCAGCCACTTCAAGGAAGGGAGTTGACGGTGGATCTTCAGATGGCGGGCAAGGGCTACGTCGTGGTCGGTGGAACGGCTGGGATGGGGTTGGCGGCAGCACGGGCATTGGCCCGTGAGGGCGCGACCGTCGTGGTGGTCGGACGCGACGCCGACCGCGCGAAGGGCGCGGTGGCGCAGATCGCCGAGGCGGGGGCTACGGCGGCCCATGGCTTGGCCTTCGACGTCAGTCAGCGTGGTGCGGCGATCGCCGCAGTCGATGAGGCTGTCGGGATCCTGGGCCGGCTCGATGGGATCGCCGTCACCATGGGCACCGCGGGGATGATGCCGATCGAGTCGGACGACGATGCTTGGGACACAGCGTTTCACGATGTGCTGCTGGCGACGACTAGAAGCGTGCAGGCTGCCCTGCCGCATCTCGAGGCCACACGGGGCGCGATCGTGACCACCGCCGCGTACTCGGCGCGATCGCCACATGAGCCGCGTCTGCCTTACGCGAGCCTCAAGGCGGCCGTGGCCACGTTCACCCGCGGTATCGCGCGTACGCACGGCAAGGCGGGCGTCCGGGCGAACAGTGTTGCCCCGGGTGCAGTGGAGACCGACGCGATGCACGCCGTCCGCGGATATGTCGCCGAGAGCAAAGGATACCCCTACGAGGAGGCACTTGAGCGGGCGCTGGTCGAGGACTTCGGCTTCGACGCGGCCCTCGCCCGTCCCGGGCAGCCGGACGAGATCGGTGCGCTGATCGCCTTTCTGCTCTCGGACACCTGTGCCTTCCTTACTGGACAGACGATCTATGTCGACGGTGGAGCGCCGTGATCTTGCCCATCTCAACCTGCTCCTGTCTGTCTTACGCCGCAAGCTTGAACCCGACCGGAGCCATCGCGCAGACGTGGACATCCCACCGAGTCCCGGTATGTCGATGAGCGGCAACGTGCGCCCGCTTGCGGGTCTTGCCAGCGTTGTCGCCGTCGGTGCGATCGTTGCTTTGGCTGTAGGCATGTTTCAGGGTGAGTTCACTGACTCCGTCCCATTGACGGTGATGTCACAGCGCGCAGGCCTGGTGATGGACCCTGACGCGAAGGTGAAGCTGCTCGGCGTACCAGTCGGCAGGGTCGTTTCGATCGACGAGCGCCCGAACGGCCAGGCCGCACTTCACCTGGAGATGGAACCAGCGCAGCTCGCCCAGATTCCGGCCAACGTGCGCGTAGACATCTCATCAGCCACCGTATTCGGTGCGAAGTCTGTGGACTTGGTGCCCCCCGCCAACCCCTCGCCACAAACCCTGCGGCCGGGGCAGGTGCTCGACGCCGGGCACGTCACCGTTGAGTTGAACACCATCTTTGCGCAGCTAACCTCTAGTGTTGTCGAAGGTCCAGCCCGAGAAGCTCAACGCGACGCTCGGCGCCATCTCTTCAGCGTTGGATGGCCGCGGCGAGAAGTTCGGGCAGATGCTGACCGACCTGGACAGACTGCTGGCCAAACTCAACCCCAGCCTGGATAACCTGAGTCACGACTTCGAGGCCGCGCCAACGGTGCTCAATGCGTATGCCGACGCCGCGCCCGATCTTCTGACGACGGCCGAAGCCGGGACGCAGATCAGCCAGACCATCGTCGATGAGCAGAACAGCCTCGATGCGCTACTGGTCAGCAGCATCGGCCTGGCCGATATCGGTAACGACGTGGTGGGAACCAACCTGAACCCACTGACTGATGTACTTCACCTGCTCGTGCCGACCTTAGATCTCACCAATCGGTACAACGCGGCGCTCACATGTGGCCTGGAAGGCCTGCACATACTCGGATCGGGACCGCCATCGCCAGAGCCCGGAGTGGTGATCACCACCGGGTTTTTGCTGGGCCTGGAACGGTACCGGTACCCGGCGAACCTGCCGAAGGTCGCCGCCAAGGGTGGACCGCAATGCACCGATCTGCCCCAAGTCCCCTTCGACGGCCGTCCGCCATACGTGGTCAGCGATATGGGCACCAACCCGGCGCAGTACGGAAACCAGGGCATCCTGCTGAACTCTGACGGACTCAAGGAGGCGTTGTTCGGACCGCTTGACGGGCCCCCACGCAACACTGCGCAGATCGGGCAGCCCGGATGACGGGGGGACGATCCTGAAGTTCGGGGCATTCGCGGGGGTCATGGTGCTGATGACGCCTTCCTTTTCGCGATATTCGGGCAGTACCGGACCGGCTCGACGAACTCGTACTCGGCAGTGTTCACCGACGTCTCGGGACTCAAGGCCGGCGACACGGTCCGGGCGGCCGGTATGCGGGTGGGCACCGTCAACAATCTGTAGTTGCAACCGGACAACACGGTCGTGGTGACATTCGATGCCGACCGTGACGTCGTGCTAACCGCCGGCAGCAAGGCGGCGGTGCGCTATCTCAACCTCGTCGGTGATCGGTATCTCGACCTGGTCGACAGTCCCGGGTCGTCCAGGCTGATGGCGTCCGGCGCTCAGATTCCGGTCAATCGCACGCTGCCTGCGCTCGATCTCGATCAGCTGCTGGGCGGCCTGAAACCGGTGATCTCCGGCCTCAATCCGCAAGACGTCAACGCGCTGACCGCGTCGCTGCTGCAGGTGTTCCAGGGTCAAGGCAGCACGTTGGACTCGCTGATGTCGAAAACTTCGGCCTTCACCAACGACTTGGCCGACAACAACCAGGTGATCCAGCAGTTGATTGACAACCTCAACACGGTGGTTGCCCTGCTCGCGAAGGACGGCGACAAATTCTCCGGCACCGTCGACCGCTTCGAGCAGCTGATCACCGGCCTCGCCGAGGACCGTGATCCCATCGGCGCCGCCATCGACTCGCTGAGCAATGGAACCGCGTCGATCGCGGACCTCCTCAGCACTGCTCGGCCTCCGTTGGCCGGCACGGTCGAGCAACTCAACCGGCTGGCTCCGCTGCTCGACCAGGACAAGGCGCTGCTGGACACCGCGCTGCAGAAGGCTCCGGACAACTACCGCAAGCTGATTCGTCTGGGATCCTACGGCAGTTGGATCAACTACTACATCTGTGAATTCTCGTTCCGGGTGAGTGATCTGCAGGGCCGCACCGTCGTGATTCCGTGGATCAAACAGACAACCGGGAGGTGTGGTCCCCGCTGATGCTCAAATACCGCGGATCCAACCTTATTCGGCCGGGAATTATCGGCATCAGTCTGATCGCGCTCGTCATCGCCGTCGGGCTGCAACCCGAGAAGCTGATTTCCTGGGCGACATCCATCCGGCACCACGCGCTGTTCGCCGAGGCCGGCGGACTCGCCGTGGGCAACGAAGTCCGGATATCGGGGATGAAAGTGGGTTCGGTAACTGAAGTTTCGCTGGAAGGTGCCAAGGTGGAGGTGGCATTCGTTGTCGACAGCGCAGTCCACCTCGGGTCGGAGAGCGCCGCGCACATCCGGACCGGCACATTGCTCGGTCAACGGATGCTAACCCTGGAGTCGGCAGGCAACGGATCGCTGCACTCCGCCGACGCCATCCCGATCTCGCGTACGTCATCGCCGTACTCGCTGACACAGGCGGTCGGCGACCTCACCACCAACACCGCCGGCACCGACACCGAAAGCGTCAATCAGTCCTTGGACACGCTGTCGGCGACCATCGACCAGATCGCGTCGCAGTTGGGCCCGACATTCGACGGGGTGAGCCGGCTATCGCGCTCGCTGAACAGCCGAAACGAAACGTTGCGCGAGCTGTTCAAGGGCGCCAGTCAGGTCAGCGGTGTGCTGGGGGAGCGCAGTCAACAGCTCAACACCCTGATCCTCAACGCCAACGACCTTATTGGGATGCTCAACGATCGGCGCGAGGCCATCGTCAGCCTGCTCGCAAGCATTTCTGCGGTGGCCCACGAGTTGTCGGGACTGGTGGCCGACAATGAAAAGGACCTTGCACCGGCGCTGGAGAAACTCAACTCCGTGACGGAGATGCTGGAAAAGAATCGCGACAACATCGCCAAGGCGCTCCCAGGGCTGGCGAAGTATCAGGTCACCCAGGGCGAGACCGTCGCCAGCGGCTTCTACTACAACGCCTACGAGCCCAACCTGTCCCCGGCGCAGATTCTGCAGCCCTTCCTCGACTATGCGTTCGGATTCCGCCGGGGCGTCAACGCAGGGCAGCCACCGGACAACGCCGGCCCCCGAGCCGAATTCCCGATCCCCTACAACGGAATTCCTGGAGGTACGCGATGAACCGGATGCGATTCACGGCCATATTGGCGTGCCTGCTGGCAGTGTTGCTTGCGGCCGGGGTCATCGTCCTGGTCCGGCAGATGTACTTCGGTCCCACGCGATCACGCCCCTGTACTCGATTGCGGTGATCCTGTCGTTTCTGGCCAGCCAGTTCACCACGGTCGTGTTGTTGGGCCAGTCCGGCGGCCTCTATGACCACTACTTCAACACCTTCCTGAACCCGATCGACCTGCTCTGGTCGTTCCTACAGGCGATTCTGATGGCACTGGCCATCCTGTTGATCCACACCTACTACGGCTTTTTCGCGACCGGCGGCCCTTCCGGGGTCGGCGTGGCAGTGGGCAACGCGGTACGCACCTCGCTGATCGTCGTCGTGTCGGTGACGCTGCTGATCTCACTGGCCATTTATGGCTCCAACGGCAACTTCAACCTGTCGGGCTAAACATCGCAGGGTCGTGGCGTGTCAAATGGCAGCGGGGTGTGGTGAGACGGCGGCGGCTACTGCTGGTCTTCCAGGATGTGTGCGTAGGGGTCGGCTTCGGAACCCACCGTTTCGGGCATCGGATAATAGGTTTTGATGAGCAGATTTCCATCGTCGTCCCACGCGAATGTCTCTATGCTGTAGGCTGTTTGGACGTTCGGCTCGGTGCCGAAGTGGTTCTCGCAGACCCAGGCCATCTCGTTGCCGTTGACTTGAACCGTGATCATCGTGATCTTGAGGATCGACTGGAACATGTCGAAGGCGTCACCCGTAGCAGTGTCGAAACCTCGCTTCTCCTCGGTGCCCACTGGGTCGAACATGCGAACTTCAGCTGGTGCGATCGTGCGCCACGACGCGATCCACTCGTCTCGCTTGCCTGCGTTCCACAACTCGGCGTGTTGGGCCGCGTGGGCCAGGCGGGCCTGACGACTCGGAACTGCACTCATCTTCGGTCTCCGTTCTCGGGGTTGGGTTGTTCAGTGTTGGATCTGGAAAGGCTTGCCGTCGAATCGGTCCTGGGTGGTGAATTCCTCGACGGGTCTGCGTCGGAGCTTGCTGAGCTGCCGTGTGGGTTTACCGAGGGGGACGAGGGCTGCGACCGCATGGGTGTCGGGGATGCCGAGAAGCGCTCGGATACTGGGCTCCTCCGGGATGGCCATGGTGGTGAGGGTGCCGCCGTATCCCTCGTTTCGGGCGGCCAGCAGGATGTTCCAGACCAGCGGGTAGACCGATGCGCCGCTGGCCATGCCGATCCTGTCCAGGTGCTGGTCCATCGCGGCCACGCACGTCAAGTCGACGGTGATGACCAGCACAACCGCCGCAAGCCGGAACGGCGCGATGAACAGGTCAGGCACCTCGGTTTGGGTGACGGCTGACGAAGACACTTCGCAGGGGACTGTCGGGTTCCAGGGTTTCTCGCCCGCGACGGCCTGGGCCGTGTATTGGCGTGCGCCTGGGACGGTCAGCTCTGCGAGCCGTTCGCGTAGGGCCGCGTCGCGCACCACTGTGATGTGTGCGCCCTGCCGGTTGCCGCCGCTGGGTGCGAATCGGGCGTTGTCGATGATCCGGTAGAGGAGCGGATCGGAAAGCGGGTCGTCGGTGAATTCGCGCACCGCGAAGGTGGTCCGCATGACGTCGTAGAGTTCCATCGTCACTCGCTTCCTGGTCACCCCTGGCGGGTGCGCGACGCTCCGACCATAGCGACGGCGAGGACGGCGGGTTCGCTTCCGCGATTGTGCCAGCGGTGCCGTGTCCCGTTCTGAATGTTCACGTCACCGGGGCGCAGTGTTGCCTCGACGCCCTCGTCGAGTTCGAGGATGATCTCGCCGGAGATCACGATCTCCATGTCCACGGTGTCGGTGGTGTGCATGCCGGGATTGTCGAATTCGCTGGTCTCCAGCATGCCGGGCAGCTTTTCCTGCAGATCACGCAGGCCGGCTTCGATGTCGAGGCCTTCGAGGTCGGCGGTGCCATCCCCGGGTGGAAAGGTCAACAGGAAGAAGCGAAACCCGCCGGCCGGGGGGAGGAAGGTTGTCTTGGGCCCGTTGGTGCCGGCGTCGGGGTGGGTCGGCGGTGAGTCGGCGCGCCAGAGTTCGTGATAGACAGTGGGGCTCAACGTCACGATCGTCGGTTGGACGACGCCATCGTCGACGATGATGGCTTTGCCCTGCTCGTCGTGGCCGGTAACTACGCGACGTACGCTCATCGAGGTCCTCTTCTCGGGGGGCTGCATGGGGGGAGTCATTTCGCGATGAAGCTGTTGCGAAGGGCCATCCGCTGAATTTTCTCGCTAGCGTTGCGGGGCAACGGTTTATCGGTCAGCGCTAGGTATTTTGGCACCTTGAAGGCGGGCAGTTCGGTGCGAAGGTGCTCGTGCAGTTCGGTTTCGGTGAGTGCGGAATCGGCCTGGGGGTGGCACACCATCGCCAACTCCTCGCCCATGGCATCGTCGGGGACGCCGAAGACGGCGACCTCTTTCACCGATGGGTGTCGGTAGGCGACGTTCTCGATTTCGATGGGGGCGATGTTCTCTCCGCCGCGGATGACGATCTCCTTGATCCGCCCGGTGATGTGCAGGAAGCCGTCGTCGTCGACATGGCCCAGGTCGCCGGTGCGCAGCCAGCCGTCGGAGGTGAACGCTTGCCCGGTGATGTCGTCACGGTGCCAGTAGCCGGGAGTGACGGTGATGCCGCGCAGTTGAATTTCACCGTCCAGTCCTGACGGGAGCGTGTTGCCCGCAGTGTCGACAGCCCGTAGGTCGATGATCGGTGAGACGATGCCGGCGGCCATAGGTTTGAGATCGAACACCGGTCCACTCATGGTTGCGCACACTGATGTGGTCTCGGTCATGCCGTAACCCGACGACCGGTTCTCGATGCCGAGTCTGTCGCGCAGCAGCTCGGGAAGCCCGGTGGGAGTGGCGGCCCCGGCTGAGGCCACTCGCGAGATGGACGACAGGTCGAAGTCGTCGAACTTGGGATGAGTCAGCAGGTCCTTGAGGATTGCCGGCACGGTCGAGAGCATCGTGATCTTCTCGGTCTGGATGGTCCGCATCGCCGTCTCGGCGTCCCATTTGCGTAGTAGCACCACCTTGTGTCCTACTGCGCACGGCACCAGAAATCCGCTGAACAGTCCGGTCGCGTGAAACAGCGGCACCGTCACCAGCGGCGCTTCGACGGTTGCGCCTCCGCGCAGTTCGACGGGGCCGCCGAATTCCAGGGCGAGGAACCCGACCAGCATCATGTTCATCAGTGCCTGCCCAACCGAGACATGCTGGTACACAACCCCTTTCGGGTGTCCGGTGCTACCCGATGTGTAGAGCAGCATCGCCGTGTCTTCGGGGGCCGGTTTTGCGGCGGAGTACTCGCGACCGCGACCTGCTGCCACGGCGTCCCGGATGATTCGTACGTCGAGACCCATCGCCGACTCGTCTGCCAGGTGCGCTATGTCGCCGTCGACATCGCTGAACAGCACCGCCAATGGACCTTGGCGGAGTGCATCCGCCGCCAGCCTGAGCCGGGGTAGGTCAGCGGCGAGCACGGTCGGATCCGAGTCGCGCAGCGTGAACTCGAGCTCTTCGGCCGATCCCCAACTGTTGAACGGCACTGGGATCGCGCCGACATGGATGGCGGCCGCAAAGGTCACGAGCCAGTCCGGACAGTTGCGCATGGCGATGGCGATCCGGTCCCCGGGATTGACGCCCATGTCGTGCTGCAGGGTGGCGGCCAATCCGTCGACGTCGGCGAAGAACTTATCGAAGGACCACCGTTGATCACCAAAGACGAGGAAGTCGGCAGCGCCGTGCCCGCGCCCCGAGGTCAGAATGTCGAGCACCGTAGGAGTCGCGTGAGTGAACACCCGTTGGGGCACGCCGGCCACCCGCCGCTCGGTCACCGCGAAGATCCCATCGGCGGCTGTCAACCGGCGTACGGCTTCGTGGACGAGTTCAGGAGTCAGAGTCACGTTATCTTTCCTTCGATCCGTCAGCGGTTCGCGAACCCACGGCAGTAAAACTACACCGTTTTCCTACATCATGGTGGTGCCGGTCACAAGGCGGGCCGCGGCCGTTGTCGCGACGTGCACGGTTAGAACAACGTCGTCACCGTAAGATGACGGGCATGTCGTGGCTGCAGCTCAACCTCACACCTCAGCGATGCCG from Mycobacterium sp. DL440 includes the following:
- a CDS encoding SDR family NAD(P)-dependent oxidoreductase, coding for MTAYTATKFALVGFAESLGAELADDGIGVSVVCPGGVQSRLWQTSRRARGLPDTDAEPGDVSSQSASPDGMDPYQVGLLTVDAVRSNELYVITHPEFRSLLEYRHDQLIAACDRTHAQQSDREVSFSGDALVEAVTRGTTEPQ
- a CDS encoding NAD(P)/FAD-dependent oxidoreductase, coding for MTLHDSAAADSVRSRSDLDVDALVIGAGFAGMYQLHRLRKLGLRTRVLDRAAGVGGTWYWNRYPGARCDIPSLFYTVSYTPELNEEWQWTERFATHDAIRAYMEEVARREDMYRDITFETSLVSADWDESTATWTSTTHAGEHITSRYLILATGALSESRVPELPGLNDFGGRWFNAGRWPHEPVDFTGRKVAVIGTGSTGVQVIPVVAKDAAEVVVFQRTPKFIFPAANVPMTDEESRPIKDAYPELRKAARRGDYGTPFPAPEMHLDEMSVADREELMEGLYNLGGLGGFIVHFSAHLGLKKLEVNDIVADFARKKIREIVKDPATAEALTPYGYPIGINRIIIGTDYYETFNLDKVRLHSVIDDPIVEVTATGLKTTSAEFEVDDIIFATGYDGLTGSFTAIDVYSRTGTTIRERWADGPSTYLGMQMADFPNLFLITGPGGPSVLSNVITTTEQSIDFITGLIEHARADGLEIIEPDSESESRWMDHVAEVAQGSLYRYAFKANSWYTGLNVPGKKVVFMPYAGGVGTFQDILDGVAADGYRGFRCSVAPRTDVLAGQSQPAGG
- a CDS encoding SDR family NAD(P)-dependent oxidoreductase, translating into MGRLEGKIALITGAAQGQGAAGARALSREGAFVYLADVADGGAVAKEIGVEAEFLDLDVSDPAAWAAAGERVKDRHGRLDVLVNNAGVKGPVKPFMEMEIEDFHKVFAINAVAHFVGVKTFAPIMPPGSSVVNITSVNGWIGNPRLLPYVASKFAARGISRTLAIELAPQEIRVNSILPGAIDSPMVDPEATGNDVRPRLAARSPMGRIGRVDEIAGMIVFLASDEASYCNGADYIIDGAWCA
- a CDS encoding alpha/beta hydrolase, which codes for MTALDDFHPDLAPLAAQLPQHIIDASTLPQIREATEQLKGETSSDDVETTQLPSGASMRVLRGQGCTASRAPGLLWLHGGGYVMGTARQDETLCRRFADELGITVGAVDYRLAPEHPYPASLDDCDAALSALAGLDGVDSTRIAVGGASAGAGVAAAWAIRLRDRGTGGLCFQLLTYPMLDDRSTQRAHANADNFRLWDKASNEFGWSAYLGDADPAQAVPARQADLSGLPAAWIAVGTLDLFHDEAVAYGDRLRASGVPCKVSILPGAFHGFDSVAPEAGISQEFFAMQRDALRAAFSHFKEGS
- a CDS encoding SDR family NAD(P)-dependent oxidoreductase — protein: MAGKGYVVVGGTAGMGLAAARALAREGATVVVVGRDADRAKGAVAQIAEAGATAAHGLAFDVSQRGAAIAAVDEAVGILGRLDGIAVTMGTAGMMPIESDDDAWDTAFHDVLLATTRSVQAALPHLEATRGAIVTTAAYSARSPHEPRLPYASLKAAVATFTRGIARTHGKAGVRANSVAPGAVETDAMHAVRGYVAESKGYPYEEALERALVEDFGFDAALARPGQPDEIGALIAFLLSDTCAFLTGQTIYVDGGAP
- a CDS encoding MCE family protein, which gives rise to MLKYRGSNLIRPGIIGISLIALVIAVGLQPEKLISWATSIRHHALFAEAGGLAVGNEVRISGMKVGSVTEVSLEGAKVEVAFVVDSAVHLGSESAAHIRTGTLLGQRMLTLESAGNGSLHSADAIPISRTSSPYSLTQAVGDLTTNTAGTDTESVNQSLDTLSATIDQIASQLGPTFDGVSRLSRSLNSRNETLRELFKGASQVSGVLGERSQQLNTLILNANDLIGMLNDRREAIVSLLASISAVAHELSGLVADNEKDLAPALEKLNSVTEMLEKNRDNIAKALPGLAKYQVTQGETVASGFYYNAYEPNLSPAQILQPFLDYAFGFRRGVNAGQPPDNAGPRAEFPIPYNGIPGGTR
- a CDS encoding nitroreductase family protein — protein: MELYDVMRTTFAVREFTDDPLSDPLLYRIIDNARFAPSGGNRQGAHITVVRDAALRERLAELTVPGARQYTAQAVAGEKPWNPTVPCEVSSSAVTQTEVPDLFIAPFRLAAVVLVITVDLTCVAAMDQHLDRIGMASGASVYPLVWNILLAARNEGYGGTLTTMAIPEEPSIRALLGIPDTHAVAALVPLGKPTRQLSKLRRRPVEEFTTQDRFDGKPFQIQH
- a CDS encoding cupin domain-containing protein, producing the protein MSVRRVVTGHDEQGKAIIVDDGVVQPTIVTLSPTVYHELWRADSPPTHPDAGTNGPKTTFLPPAGGFRFFLLTFPPGDGTADLEGLDIEAGLRDLQEKLPGMLETSEFDNPGMHTTDTVDMEIVISGEIILELDEGVEATLRPGDVNIQNGTRHRWHNRGSEPAVLAVAMVGASRTRQG